One genomic segment of Pedobacter endophyticus includes these proteins:
- a CDS encoding glucosaminidase domain and LysM peptidoglycan-binding domain-containing protein, whose translation MKKTLTFCLLLLTASFVKAQSIKNYIAEHAEYAQGLMREHKIPASIILAVAIHESAAGNSRIAQYLNNHFGVKGPNNNTEIHSAYRDYENADESYDHFVEIMETREPFNNLFAKHDQYDYKGWALGIQRSGYAQSRTWASQVIAIAKKYELYKYDERPEGYKKPVYASRTYRKRGRVYTVKAGDNLSVIARKKGTTVKAIMKKSGLKSIRLKPGQRLRY comes from the coding sequence ATGAAAAAAACACTTACTTTTTGCCTGCTACTTTTAACGGCAAGTTTTGTAAAAGCCCAGAGCATAAAGAATTATATTGCCGAACATGCCGAATATGCACAAGGTTTAATGCGTGAGCACAAAATTCCGGCAAGTATCATTTTAGCTGTAGCCATACACGAATCAGCGGCTGGAAACAGCAGAATTGCCCAGTACTTAAACAACCATTTTGGTGTAAAGGGGCCTAACAACAATACGGAAATCCACTCCGCCTATCGCGATTATGAAAATGCAGACGAATCGTACGATCATTTTGTAGAGATTATGGAGACCCGCGAGCCTTTTAATAATCTTTTTGCAAAACACGATCAGTACGATTATAAAGGCTGGGCGCTGGGAATTCAACGTTCGGGATATGCTCAAAGCAGAACCTGGGCAAGCCAGGTAATTGCCATCGCTAAGAAATATGAGCTCTATAAATATGATGAGCGCCCGGAAGGCTATAAAAAACCCGTTTACGCCAGCCGGACTTACCGGAAAAGAGGCCGCGTTTATACCGTAAAAGCGGGTGATAACTTAAGCGTAATTGCCAGGAAAAAAGGAACAACGGTAAAGGCGATCATGAAAAAAAGCGGACTGAAAAGCATCAGGTTAAAGCCGGGCCAGCGGTTGAGGTATTGA
- the ruvX gene encoding Holliday junction resolvase RuvX, with product MARILAFDYGTKRIGIAVTDPLQIIATGLDTVHPKDAIEFIKKYLLTEQVEAFVLGDPKQMNGSDSDSKQHVKGFATLLKKAFPTIPQFWVDERFTSKMAHQAIAQSGLKKMDRQNKERVDTVAATILLQYFMETNRL from the coding sequence ATGGCCCGCATCCTAGCTTTTGATTATGGAACTAAACGTATCGGCATCGCCGTAACCGACCCCTTGCAAATTATCGCAACCGGGTTAGATACCGTACACCCAAAAGATGCTATTGAATTTATCAAAAAGTATTTACTAACGGAACAAGTGGAAGCTTTTGTTTTGGGCGATCCGAAGCAAATGAACGGATCGGATTCAGATTCGAAACAGCATGTAAAAGGCTTTGCCACTTTGCTTAAAAAAGCATTCCCAACCATTCCACAGTTTTGGGTCGACGAGCGTTTCACCTCAAAAATGGCACATCAGGCTATTGCCCAAAGTGGCTTAAAAAAAATGGACCGGCAGAACAAAGAACGTGTGGATACCGTTGCCGCCACCATCCTTTTACAATATTTTATGGAAACCAACCGTTTATAA
- a CDS encoding outer membrane beta-barrel family protein, which yields MKFVLLLLLCFGFFFSFGQEKAIDVIVMDEQKRPIEQATVQLLLASNNAVVKVGVTNKQGFASFKRPKTNNYIFKITAVGFITQQTTVSKTAVTTVNIVLTGANKDLGNVDVVGKRQYVQRSQGKTIINVDAAITNAGATVLEVLEKSPGVMVDKNGGISLQGKAGVLVMIDDKQTYLSGTELNNLLSSMSASQVNQIELITNPSARYDASGNAGIINIKTKKNRQEGFNGSVNTGFGYGRHYKNNNSLLLNFRKGKFNTFANFAVNSAKNFTDIYAYRQYFNGDGSVTSTLDQTSNFNNKNQGYIFKTGVDFYASEKTTVGLTLSGLIAKQDATGKAIANWKSGPSVIDSAVGTYSTTDFNLKNAGINVYLKHAISKKQGISFDLDALKYSIKNDQSFRNRLLGSNVDLGGTEAEIPSDLKIFSAKIDHQVSFGKNAKIESGFKSSSISTDNTAAYELFNGTTFSPDLNKSNHFLYKENINALYTSFETKFGKFSAQAGLRYENTYYNAHQLGNEIRPDSAFSRNYSNLFPSGYVTYQADSLNSFTLTASRRIDRPAYQKLNPFVFIINKYTYHTGNPYFLPQYTWNLELSHQFKQLLTTSVSYSVVKDYFSQLFLSQGTDILVYTEGNVGKVHNLGLSVALQVSPFKWWNINAQSTFNYKKLNGYRNSNYSSSINQLLSSINNQFTINKTLNAEISGNYITRARNDLQELLYPTGQVSVGLSKSILKGKGSLKLNARDMFYTQVMEGLTDFPSATEYFRLKSDTRVVSLSFSYRFGKPLKATKRSSGGAAEEINRAGK from the coding sequence TTGAAATTTGTTCTTCTTTTGCTCCTTTGTTTTGGATTCTTTTTTTCCTTTGGCCAGGAAAAAGCGATCGATGTGATTGTTATGGATGAGCAGAAGAGACCGATAGAACAGGCCACAGTGCAGCTGCTTTTAGCCAGCAACAACGCCGTGGTAAAGGTTGGCGTTACTAATAAGCAGGGCTTTGCAAGTTTTAAACGCCCAAAAACCAATAACTACATTTTTAAAATAACTGCCGTTGGCTTTATTACCCAGCAAACAACGGTTTCGAAAACGGCCGTTACTACAGTTAACATTGTGTTAACCGGCGCAAATAAAGACCTTGGGAATGTAGATGTAGTTGGCAAAAGGCAGTACGTTCAACGCAGCCAGGGTAAAACCATTATTAATGTTGATGCAGCGATAACAAATGCCGGTGCTACGGTTTTGGAGGTTTTGGAGAAATCGCCGGGAGTGATGGTTGATAAGAATGGTGGCATTAGCCTGCAAGGGAAAGCAGGGGTTTTGGTAATGATTGATGATAAACAAACTTATTTATCGGGCACCGAACTAAACAATTTGCTGAGCAGCATGAGTGCTTCGCAGGTAAATCAGATTGAGTTGATTACTAACCCGTCTGCCAGGTACGATGCCAGTGGAAATGCCGGAATTATTAACATCAAAACTAAAAAGAACAGACAGGAAGGGTTTAATGGATCGGTAAATACTGGTTTCGGCTATGGGCGCCATTATAAGAACAACAACAGTTTGCTGCTCAATTTTAGAAAGGGTAAATTTAATACGTTTGCGAATTTTGCAGTGAACTCGGCAAAAAACTTTACCGATATTTACGCTTACCGTCAATATTTTAATGGTGATGGAAGCGTGACTTCGACATTAGATCAAACGTCTAACTTTAATAACAAAAATCAGGGTTACATTTTTAAAACTGGTGTTGATTTTTATGCTTCCGAAAAAACGACGGTTGGACTTACGCTAAGCGGGCTTATTGCTAAGCAAGATGCAACCGGCAAAGCGATAGCAAATTGGAAAAGTGGCCCTTCGGTTATCGATTCGGCCGTTGGCACATACAGCACTACCGATTTCAATCTCAAAAATGCAGGCATTAACGTTTACTTAAAACATGCGATAAGTAAAAAGCAGGGCATTTCTTTCGATCTTGATGCGTTAAAGTATAGCATTAAAAACGACCAATCGTTCAGGAACAGGCTGCTTGGATCGAACGTTGACCTTGGCGGCACAGAAGCGGAAATTCCATCTGATTTGAAGATTTTTTCGGCAAAGATTGATCATCAGGTAAGTTTTGGCAAAAACGCGAAAATCGAATCGGGTTTTAAATCTTCATCAATAAGCACCGATAACACGGCGGCCTATGAACTGTTTAACGGCACCACGTTTTCGCCCGACCTAAACAAAAGCAATCATTTTTTATACAAGGAAAACATTAACGCCTTGTATACCAGCTTCGAAACCAAATTTGGCAAGTTTAGTGCGCAAGCCGGTTTACGCTACGAAAACACGTATTATAATGCGCACCAGCTGGGTAACGAGATTCGGCCCGACTCTGCTTTTTCGCGAAATTACAGCAACCTGTTTCCTTCGGGCTATGTAACTTATCAGGCCGATTCGCTGAATTCGTTTACACTAACAGCGAGCCGCCGGATAGATCGCCCGGCTTACCAAAAGCTTAATCCTTTTGTGTTTATCATCAACAAATACACCTATCACACCGGAAACCCATATTTTTTGCCGCAATACACCTGGAATCTGGAGTTGTCGCATCAATTTAAGCAGCTACTCACTACATCGGTTTCTTACAGCGTAGTTAAAGATTACTTCTCCCAATTGTTTCTGTCGCAGGGCACTGATATTTTAGTTTATACGGAAGGCAATGTTGGTAAGGTGCATAACCTGGGCCTATCGGTAGCTTTGCAGGTTTCGCCTTTTAAGTGGTGGAACATCAATGCGCAAAGTACCTTTAATTATAAAAAGTTAAATGGTTATCGAAACTCCAACTATTCATCTTCCATCAATCAGCTGCTATCAAGCATAAACAATCAGTTTACCATTAACAAAACTTTGAATGCCGAAATTTCAGGCAATTACATCACGCGGGCGAGAAACGATTTACAGGAACTATTGTATCCCACCGGACAGGTTTCTGTTGGTTTATCGAAATCTATATTAAAGGGCAAGGGAAGTTTGAAACTTAATGCCCGCGATATGTTTTATACGCAGGTAATGGAAGGCTTAACTGATTTTCCGAGCGCAACGGAGTATTTTAGGCTTAAGAGCGACACGCGGGTAGTGAGTTTAAGCTTTTCTTATCGCTTCGGCAAGCCTTTAAAGGCCACAAAACGATCGAGCGGTGGTGCGGCTGAGGAGATCAATCGGGCGGGGAAATAG
- a CDS encoding O-methyltransferase: MSLINDDLQQLLLHYCEPENELLQQIDRETNLKVLMPRMLSGHYQGRVLSFLSKMVAPKRILEIGTFTGYATLCLAEGLTPDGILYTLDINLELEDMVRSNFEKSAFNDKIKYILGDANETMQELDEVFDIVFIDADKKNNGAYYDLIFERVRPGGIIIVDNVLWSGKVLQDKQDKDTRNITGFNDKIAADERVEKLILPVRDGLFVIRKK; encoded by the coding sequence ATGAGCTTAATAAACGACGATTTACAACAACTTTTACTCCATTATTGCGAGCCCGAAAATGAGCTGCTTCAACAGATAGACCGCGAAACAAACCTTAAGGTTTTAATGCCGCGAATGCTTTCGGGGCATTACCAGGGCCGTGTTTTAAGCTTCTTGAGTAAAATGGTCGCCCCAAAAAGAATCCTCGAAATTGGCACTTTTACCGGCTATGCCACCCTTTGCCTGGCCGAAGGACTAACACCCGATGGCATCCTTTATACTTTGGATATTAACTTGGAACTTGAGGACATGGTGCGTTCTAATTTCGAAAAATCTGCATTTAACGATAAGATTAAATACATTTTGGGCGATGCGAACGAAACAATGCAGGAACTGGATGAAGTTTTTGATATCGTTTTTATTGATGCAGATAAAAAGAATAACGGCGCTTATTACGACCTTATCTTCGAGCGTGTTCGCCCGGGGGGAATCATCATTGTTGATAACGTGTTGTGGAGTGGAAAAGTACTTCAGGATAAGCAGGATAAAGACACCCGAAATATTACTGGTTTTAATGATAAAATAGCTGCAGATGAGCGGGTTGAAAAACTAATCCTCCCCGTTAGGGATGGGCTGTTTGTGATAAGAAAGAAATGA
- a CDS encoding DNA polymerase III subunit — translation MQFKEIIGQDKIKQQLVQTVTENRISHAQLFLSPIGSGALPLAIAYAQYINCLNRNGNDSCGECSCCRKYEKLIHPDLHFSYPFFASASTKIAVDVLDEWRNMLLHDPYVDIDIWRSKLDAANKQANIPIAECHDIIKKLSYKAFEAETKVLIMWLPEYLDKAGNALLKLIEEPPANTLFILIAQSQEQILTTILSRTQIVKIPKLTNQEVTEYLLNTSGLTTNQAVDYSFLADGNLIEAKALAADTQSDSSGTFTAWLRMGFGNRVPDLIDFTDEVAKWGRENQKNFLRYGVNYLRECCLILSGADDLVKLPPLTLDTAKKLTTHVLTLPMAEAIIGELEKAHYHIERNANPKILFLDVSLQLVKIIKFKTLPQGTQYIYN, via the coding sequence ATGCAGTTTAAAGAAATCATCGGACAGGACAAGATTAAGCAACAATTGGTGCAAACGGTTACGGAAAACCGGATTAGCCATGCGCAACTTTTTTTATCGCCGATAGGTTCCGGAGCGCTGCCACTGGCCATAGCCTATGCACAGTATATTAACTGCTTAAACAGAAATGGCAACGATAGCTGTGGCGAATGTTCATGCTGCCGCAAATACGAAAAACTCATTCATCCCGATTTACACTTTTCGTACCCGTTTTTTGCATCGGCGAGTACTAAAATCGCGGTTGATGTGCTCGACGAATGGCGCAACATGCTGTTGCACGATCCTTATGTAGATATAGACATTTGGCGTTCGAAGCTCGATGCCGCAAACAAACAGGCCAATATTCCAATCGCCGAATGCCACGATATCATCAAGAAATTAAGCTACAAAGCTTTCGAAGCCGAAACCAAGGTTTTGATTATGTGGCTGCCCGAATATTTGGATAAAGCCGGCAATGCATTGTTGAAATTGATTGAAGAGCCACCGGCAAATACGCTGTTTATCTTAATTGCGCAAAGTCAGGAGCAGATTTTAACCACCATTTTATCGCGAACGCAAATTGTTAAAATTCCAAAGCTCACCAATCAGGAAGTTACTGAATATCTGTTAAACACAAGCGGTTTAACCACCAATCAGGCGGTTGATTACTCTTTTTTGGCCGATGGCAATTTAATTGAGGCAAAAGCATTGGCTGCAGATACGCAAAGCGATAGCTCAGGCACGTTTACGGCGTGGCTGCGGATGGGATTTGGCAACAGGGTACCTGATTTGATCGATTTTACCGACGAGGTGGCAAAGTGGGGAAGAGAGAACCAGAAAAATTTTTTAAGGTATGGCGTAAATTATTTACGTGAGTGCTGCTTAATTTTAAGTGGCGCCGATGATTTGGTAAAATTGCCGCCCCTAACGCTCGATACTGCAAAAAAGTTAACAACACATGTGCTTACCCTGCCAATGGCCGAGGCCATAATTGGCGAGCTGGAAAAGGCACACTACCATATTGAAAGAAACGCGAACCCTAAAATTCTGTTTTTAGATGTATCTTTACAGTTGGTAAAAATTATAAAGTTTAAAACGCTCCCTCAGGGGACTCAATATATATACAATTAA